From Marivirga harenae, one genomic window encodes:
- the lptB gene encoding LPS export ABC transporter ATP-binding protein, whose product MILKAENLVKIYSKRTVVDHISVSVEQGEIVGLLGPNGAGKTTSFYMIVGLVKPNSGEIFLDDQNITSLPMYKRAKKGVGYLAQEASVFRSLTVEENLMAVLEMRKISKEAKKEKMESLLDEFSLNHVRKNKGMVLSGGERRRTEIARALAMDPSFILLDEPFAGVDPIAVEEIQAIVGQLKNKNIGILITDHNVNETLSITDRAYLMFEGKLLKAGTAEDLANDEQVRRVYLGKHFELKRKL is encoded by the coding sequence ATGATATTAAAAGCTGAAAATCTTGTAAAAATCTATTCTAAGAGAACTGTGGTAGACCATATTTCTGTGAGTGTTGAACAAGGTGAAATTGTGGGACTATTAGGCCCGAATGGAGCTGGAAAAACAACATCTTTTTATATGATTGTCGGATTGGTGAAACCGAATTCAGGTGAAATCTTCCTAGACGATCAAAATATCACCAGTTTGCCTATGTATAAACGAGCAAAAAAAGGTGTGGGATACTTGGCACAAGAGGCTTCTGTGTTTAGATCATTGACTGTGGAGGAGAACTTAATGGCTGTTTTGGAAATGAGAAAAATCAGCAAGGAAGCAAAAAAAGAGAAAATGGAAAGCCTGCTGGACGAGTTTAGTTTGAATCACGTTCGGAAAAATAAAGGAATGGTGCTGTCTGGTGGAGAAAGAAGGAGAACAGAAATTGCACGTGCCCTGGCGATGGATCCAAGTTTCATTTTGCTAGATGAACCATTTGCTGGTGTTGACCCAATTGCTGTAGAAGAAATTCAAGCGATTGTAGGTCAACTGAAAAATAAAAATATTGGAATATTAATTACTGACCACAATGTAAACGAAACGCTTTCCATTACTGATAGAGCCTATTTGATGTTTGAAGGTAAATTATTGAAAGCCGGGACTGCTGAAGATTTAGCAAATGATGAACAAGTTAGAAGGGTATATTTAGGAAAACATTTCGAATTGAAACGAAAACTATAA
- a CDS encoding porin family protein produces MKRLILVLPFLILSSFFVNAQSDQSGIRASLNLSNLYVDEVNDENTKPGFAVGVYFRKGISDQVSIQPEINYSLKGSQINYDGGFFTGSGKYRYNLSYVEIPVLANIHVGENLYFSAGPYIASLIAVKVKDVDGDGSINSVEEYDRDDFNTFDYGVAAGVGFDFSGGTAGVRYNYGLVDVAPDGNGLDNGKNSVLQFFIGFEF; encoded by the coding sequence ATGAAGAGACTAATTTTAGTATTACCATTTTTAATTCTAAGTTCATTTTTTGTTAATGCTCAATCGGATCAAAGCGGTATCAGAGCTTCCTTAAACTTATCTAATTTGTATGTGGATGAGGTCAATGATGAAAATACGAAGCCAGGTTTTGCAGTTGGTGTTTATTTTCGTAAAGGTATTTCCGATCAAGTAAGTATTCAACCTGAAATTAATTATAGTCTAAAGGGCTCACAGATCAACTATGATGGAGGCTTTTTTACAGGTAGTGGAAAGTATAGATACAATTTATCATATGTTGAAATACCTGTATTAGCTAATATACATGTTGGTGAGAATCTGTATTTTAGTGCGGGTCCGTATATTGCGAGTTTGATCGCAGTGAAAGTTAAAGATGTTGATGGAGATGGAAGTATTAATAGTGTAGAGGAGTATGATAGGGATGATTTTAATACTTTCGATTATGGTGTAGCTGCAGGAGTAGGCTTTGACTTTTCTGGAGGTACAGCCGGTGTCAGATATAACTATGGCTTAGTTGATGTAGCACCGGATGGAAATGGGTTAGACAATGGAAAGAATTCAGTATTACAGTTTTTTATTGGATTTGAATTCTAA
- a CDS encoding thioredoxin family protein → MKKLIGLSLVLIALVAFSFKNGGYELGDKATDFSLKNVNGEMVSMQSYVEAKGFMIIFTCNSCPYSVAYEDRIIELHEKYASKGIPVIAINPNDDEKSPRDSFDKMVVRAKEKGFPFPYVYDETQEITKAYGATNTPHVYVLDANRTVKYIGAIDNNTKSAEAANKKYVEDAVDAVLSGTEVPEKKTKAIGCTIKWAS, encoded by the coding sequence ATGAAAAAGTTAATTGGATTATCATTAGTACTGATCGCTTTGGTGGCTTTTAGTTTTAAAAATGGGGGATACGAGCTTGGGGATAAAGCAACGGACTTTTCTCTTAAAAATGTAAATGGAGAAATGGTTTCGATGCAATCGTATGTAGAGGCTAAGGGCTTTATGATTATATTCACCTGTAATTCTTGTCCTTATTCAGTAGCCTATGAAGACAGGATCATTGAGCTTCATGAAAAGTACGCCAGTAAAGGTATTCCGGTAATTGCTATCAATCCGAACGATGATGAGAAATCTCCGAGAGACTCTTTTGATAAAATGGTTGTAAGAGCAAAAGAAAAGGGATTTCCTTTCCCTTATGTTTATGACGAAACTCAGGAAATCACAAAAGCCTATGGGGCCACCAATACACCACATGTTTATGTTTTAGATGCTAATAGAACCGTGAAATATATTGGTGCAATTGACAATAATACAAAATCCGCTGAGGCTGCAAATAAAAAATATGTGGAGGATGCAGTTGATGCAGTATTATCTGGCACTGAGGTTCCAGAAAAGAAAACAAAAGCCATAGGATGTACTATAAAATGGGCCTCCTGA
- a CDS encoding TlpA family protein disulfide reductase, with amino-acid sequence MSKIGLILLIIGFFSTNHANAQNSDIKIIKVPELEDIMNQSDADKLLVINFWATWCKPCVKELPYFVNAQKQFSDVEFVYMSIDFSENATKAEKFAQKKGLNPDGLYLIDDLDYNSWIDKVSPEWSGAIPATLIIKDGQKYFYEKEFHEGELENLIKQKL; translated from the coding sequence ATGAGTAAAATAGGACTTATTCTTTTAATCATTGGCTTTTTTAGTACTAATCATGCTAATGCTCAAAATAGTGACATAAAAATCATAAAGGTCCCAGAATTAGAGGATATTATGAATCAATCGGATGCTGATAAATTACTTGTGATAAACTTCTGGGCCACTTGGTGTAAACCATGTGTGAAAGAACTTCCTTATTTTGTAAATGCTCAAAAGCAATTTTCAGATGTTGAATTCGTGTATATGAGCATTGATTTTTCGGAAAATGCCACTAAGGCTGAAAAATTTGCTCAAAAGAAAGGTTTGAATCCAGATGGATTATATCTTATTGATGATTTGGATTATAATTCATGGATTGACAAAGTATCTCCTGAATGGTCTGGAGCGATTCCAGCTACTCTTATTATTAAAGATGGACAAAAATACTTTTATGAGAAAGAGTTTCACGAAGGTGAACTGGAAAATTTAATCAAACAAAAACTGTAA